The Sporosarcina ureae genomic sequence AGTTGCGAATCGGTAGCGAACTGGAAGGACATGCCGATAACGTTACCGCTGCATTGATTGGAGGGATGACAGTATCGTACTTCGCCGAAGATGAGATGGAAGTGCTCACATTCCCTGCACCTCCAATTGGTATTGTCATATTAGTGCCACCGGTTGCTTTAAAGACAGAAGCTTCGCGTGGGTTGCTACCTGAGCGACTGACGCATAAAGTTGCAGTACGCGGAAGTGCAGCGGGCAGTGTGATGACAGCCGCTATTGCGCAATCGGATTGGGTGACGGCAGGCCGCATGATGGAACGAGATCAATATCATGAGCCCTATCGAAAAGTTGGATTCCCTAACTTTGATGAAATACGTTTAGCTTGTAAGGAAGCAGGCGCGTACGGTATGACAATCAGTGGAGCGGGCCCGTCTCTTTTCGTAGCTGTACCACCAGGAACAGAGCAACAAGTGGCGGCATCATTAGAACAAAGCTTTCCCCATTATCAAGCACTTGCACTGCAACCCGCAGAGGCAGGCGCATACATTACAAAATAAAAACAGCGTCAGGACTGATTCAGTCTCTGGCGCTGTTTTTTCATAATGGATGTATTCTTTTCAGGAATTTATAATTGTATACCAGTCGGCCGTATCTGCCTAGACCGCAGTTCGGTGGTTTGTAATTAAGTTATTATTTTTAAGCAATAAAAAAACGTTACATCGAGTAACGTATGCTGTC encodes the following:
- the thrB gene encoding homoserine kinase; the encoded protein is MTEAGFSVTVPATTANLGPGFDHLGLALSLNMTIEVTPANAWYVLYQDKEYAALPTDETNLIVQTIQHVATRYDRVIASQKLVVRSDIPLGKGLGSSATAIAAGIEIASELADLQLSPKDKLRIGSELEGHADNVTAALIGGMTVSYFAEDEMEVLTFPAPPIGIVILVPPVALKTEASRGLLPERLTHKVAVRGSAAGSVMTAAIAQSDWVTAGRMMERDQYHEPYRKVGFPNFDEIRLACKEAGAYGMTISGAGPSLFVAVPPGTEQQVAASLEQSFPHYQALALQPAEAGAYITK